CTACATGCTCTCAAACGGATCATACGCTATATTCAGGGGACTACCGATCTTGGTCTACCGCTTCATGTGTCTTCTCTCACCACTTTAGCGCCTACTTTGATGCTGACCGGGTTGGTTGCCCCACCACCAGACGCTCCACATCTAGTTATTGTGTTTTTCTTGGCAACAACCTTCTCTCATGGTCTTCCAAGCGGAAACTCATTCCCTCTCGTTCCAGTGCCGAGGCAAAATATCGCAGGGTTGCAACTGTTTTTGAGGAGACTTGCTGAATTTGTAACCTTCTTCGTGAGCTTCAGTGTCGTCTCACTTCAGCTACACTAGTCTATTGTGATAATGTCAGCTCTATTGAGTTTGACATCTACTTCGTGAGACCTGGTTTCTTAGGGACATGTCCGAGTTTTACATGTTCCGTCCAGATATCAGTTTacagacatcttcaccaaaggacTCTCGTAAGCAATATTTGACGATTTTCGATACAATTTGAGCGTCCGATGCATTCCCGCTCCAATTGTGGAGATGTTAGACTAGCTACTTTATGGACCTTGTTAACCCAtgtcttgttattattattatggaaattATATGGAAATCACAATTCAACATTAATGACCTTTTGGGTTAAAATGTTATACAAGGTTCATGTGCAGATTTTTGAACCTGGTTTGCTTTTTTTTTTCAGAAGCTATTTATTGTTTGCTAGGGTTTGAAGTCATGACATAAGTGTAATGGCTTAAGATTGATGTTTTGTGTGACTGTGTGATGATCTTATCTGGGTCAAACAATGGTCATTTGTGAAGTGCATTGTTTTGGTAATGATTATTGTCATATATACTTGAATCCTGCATACTTTGGTGTCATTTGGTTGTGTTTTGAATTACAAACTCATACGGGTAAAAAAAGGTATCAAAATGAGCAAATGCTGAAATCAGGTCCCAGACGTAAGTTGGTTCGCGTGTCGGTGTTTTTGGGCCGTTAATGAAATACATATATACTAATGGTCAAAGTATGGGTCTTAGAGTCTTGTAATACAAATTTGACCCATTTAGACACTTTTTGACTGACCTTTTGTAATCAAAATGATATCAGTTATTTTAGTGTCATTGTGCAACAATCACAACTGTTGGAACAGATATAACATATTCATCAAGGGCTGTATCTGTtccttatgtatatatatacattcaatacAGGAGATCATGACATAAAAAACACATAAGTACACTTCCAGATTCATCTTCATTTTATTCAAATTCGAAAGATTCAAGTTCATTAACAACCatcttatcttatattatatatatatacaaaatctaAATGTAATATGAAACCCAAACAAAAGAGTAGACACGGAAAACATACTTGCATCTGAATCATGAGCATACCAGAAAACaacaaaggatatatatatatatatatatatatatatatatatatatatatatatatatatatatatatatatatatatatatatatatatatattatatatatatagtatatagtcATATACATCTCACACCAAGAATTtcaataattcttattattattgcaaCTCTCTTTCTTTAGCTAACTCTTCCTTTGGTGGGTGTTTTCATTCGCGAATCAAAATTTCTCCCATTCGGTTGTAACGACTACTGGCCACTTCATCGAGTCGCGTTGTTTTTCCATAGGCGATATTAGTTTTTGCTCAAACGAAATCCTATTCACATGTTGTTGTAATGGGGCTCGTACGACATTACTCTGATTAACAATCTTGCTATTTCGAATCTTCAACTTATCAAGAACTTCTATATAATTCTGCACTCTTTTTACCTGAGATTGAGTTAACCATATTAATTAAAACTGCAATTTTAATGTTACTCCGTTACGTTATTGaccattaataaaaattatataaatgaattgagttttaaatgcattttcattcatataattttcatcaaatattgaaTAACACAAATAAAATTATTTACAGTCAAGGTTGATAAAGAAAGACTTTGAAAAATCAATAGTGGACACTTATACTAAGTCAGAGCTTATCAATAGGCTTGTAAAGTACCTGCATTCTTCTATGCAATTTCACATCTCCTTCGGCAACAATTCCGTCCAGTTTGATCAATTGCGACATTAACAACTCGATCAAATTCAACAACACTTTTTCTACTACTTTCTTCCCTCCATAAATCTCCATTTCCAAATTAGCAACCTGTTCATTTTTTTATATATGTTCAAGTTATCAGAATTTGTGTTAGTGATTGGTGAAGTGAAAGTGATGTAGATCACAAAATTTATTGACATACATGTTTAATTACCTGCTTAACAAGTTTATCAATTTCTGAACTGATCTCAAGTATCTGTCTTTTAGATTTATCCATCTTCGCATTTTTAAGATCGTCAACAAGTCTTTTTTCTTGCCTCATTACATCAAGAAACAAAACCATTCTTGATCCATCGTTTACACCCGCTACGTCTAAATACGTCTTCGAATCTCTTTCCTTGTCTTTATATACCAGTTTTTGATCCAAAGGGTTTAATCCTGTTGGCCCTGCCAGCATTTTCTTCAATTCTCCTGCATACCATAATCCAATTTCCAATTATCAAACATTGTATATATTGATCACAATTATATCATATCAATAAGATTATTAAGTATTttactacttctacactaaccctGTACCATAAATATAGGGATAGTTAGTACAAGTGTATTAAGGGGAAATGATTGGTGCAGTAAGTAGCACTTGGCAGTTATGCATATATCATAAAGTTGATGGATCAAAGTTGTAATTTATATTTTATGTTTTGCTCCTTTTATATTAAGTGTCCGTTACTAAATTTTCTTTGGTTTAGTATAAATCAATGAATTTTTTTATTGTattttgataatttaataatttaaatttaataagtTAATACTGAATGAGGAATGGAGTTCAATAATTTAATTAGTAGTTACCTTTCATAAATAAAATATTTTGTAGGCACATTAAAATTTATAAAAGGAACAATTAAAATGGAATGTAGAGAATATATTTTATATTAGGAGAATATTACATGTAAATTTTAGGGCTATGTTTAAACATATTACGAGTATATATCTAGattttttaattgtaacttaaagtTACAATGAATAAAACTGATATCAAGTTTAAATAAGAAAAACAATAttcaaaaatatttatattttataattaattcAGCTAATTTATATTAAGCATGTTTACCCGATTCagaagtgatatgtacacaacattTTTTATTTGTAGATATTCAAATACATTTTAAAGTGTTGTACAATACAACACTGTAATATATAATTGATTGTGTACATATAAAAAAGATTATATACATATCCTCACCCTACTCGATTACGTATGTAATTAAACTATATTGAATGGAAATTAAATTACCAAAAGTTGCTTGAGATTTAATGTTGACTTCATGATAGGTAGAACCATATTTGACTTTGACTTTAATAGTAGGTACTATTGTTTGACTTTGATTAACATCTGAATTCCTCTTCTGTACCAACATTCCGCATGGTCTGAGTTCCCAAGCATCCCTACAACCGCCACCGCCTGTGGTGGAAGCTCCGCCTCTCGCCGCCGCAAGTGTTCCAAGATTTCTTGACTTCACTCCCAACATATCCTTGTTGTAAATTCAAGTCAAAATGTATCACTAATATATATGGCAATTTCAATGCACCCCACAAGTGTAAAATGTAAGAATGAAGGGTTTAAATGTTGAGAAGTGTTGATGAAGTTTTTGAAAACTTAAGATGGAGGAAAACTATGAATGAAGAAAGAACAAAGATTCTGTCCCACTTTTTTAAGCACACCGTAACTTAAACTGATGAACAAAGCAACCAAAATGGTTTGGTTTGAAAGAGGGAAAAACACATAGTCTTGGAcactaaatttgtgtaattttattAATTGCAATGATcgataaaatgataatgatgaaaATAGAAAAAGGGAAATGCATGTATATATAGAGTAACAAGGAAAGAATAAAAGGAATGGCCGTGGAAGAAATGGTGTCCACACTAAAATGGATTTTAATATTCAATTTCTTTGGTGAAAATAGAAAAAATTTGAGTTAAATATTTATTACATGCTAAACATGTATGAGTATCATCAAAGTATCAAATAAATCAAATTTTGAAATTTGATTGttatcaaataaaaatatttatggtATAAACCGTGTAGTACTTGACTTTTTTGTTATTGGTAGATGTTTTAGTAtatgatatgaatatgaatatgaatatgaatatgaatgaatatgaatatgaatatttttTACTATTTAATATCAAATGAACGGCATAATAATAAATTGACCTGAAATTTTTATCATACACTCCACGATTGTAAATATGTACATATTTACGACTTAATTTATATGTAACTGATACATCTGGAAACTTaaatgttcaacttttttaattaAAAATGTTACTCCGTATAACACTTTCACTTTGGTTATCTCTTTATGGTTCTTAGTTTAATGAATCACATTATACACGTTTATCGAATTGATTGATTGCGTGAAACTTACTCTTTCTGTATTTAAATACCAAAAAAAATATTACTCGTATTATTTTGTTTCTAAGGTAAAGTGGTTTGGCCTTttaaggaatttaatttaaaagttatttatatttttatattttttatatataagtgGATAAAGTTTTGAAGACATACAAAAGTTGTTATGTGTACAATTTACGGAAGGAAAAAAATACGGAGTATGATTCAATCACGGTTTACAAAAATGAAAACATACATGTTCCCGCGGGACAAAGATGATTGTTAATTTTGGATAATATCTCTAACTTTTGGTTAGTATAATCGTATTCACCTCTACTTGATAAAGATCATAATTATCATAAATTATCCAAATATAAAAGTATCTTTGTCTCTAAACACCACGCATTGAGAGAGATTAAATTAATAGTTTATACATTGTTGACCTTGTTTGCTTCTTCAACAAACAGCACACATgtattaatattactccgtaattaataattaattaaattataatataaaattagcagcaacaacaaaaaaaaaaaaaaaaaaaaaaaaaaaaaaaaaaaaaaaaaaaaccagcaAAGATTGAAAAGGACAAGAAAAAGAAGCCAGCTGCGTC
The window above is part of the Rutidosis leptorrhynchoides isolate AG116_Rl617_1_P2 chromosome 1, CSIRO_AGI_Rlap_v1, whole genome shotgun sequence genome. Proteins encoded here:
- the LOC139863076 gene encoding BAG family molecular chaperone regulator 1-like → MLGVKSRNLGTLAAARGGASTTGGGGCRDAWELRPCGMLVQKRNSDVNQSQTIVPTIKVKVKYGSTYHEVNIKSQATFGELKKMLAGPTGLNPLDQKLVYKDKERDSKTYLDVAGVNDGSRMVLFLDVMRQEKRLVDDLKNAKMDKSKRQILEISSEIDKLVKQVANLEMEIYGGKKVVEKVLLNLIELLMSQLIKLDGIVAEGDVKLHRRMQVKRVQNYIEVLDKLKIRNSKIVNQSNVVRAPLQQHVNRISFEQKLISPMEKQRDSMKWPVVVTTEWEKF